The genomic DNA GAAGAGTTTTTCCAGATCCTGTAGGTCCTATTAAAAGAACATTTGATTTTTGGATTTCAACTTTATTTTCATCATCAGCTTGGGCATTGTCAAGTATTCTTTTGTAGTGATTATATACAGCAACAGAAAGAATTTTTTTAGGTTCTTCTTGCCCTACAACATATTCATCAAGCTTTGCTTTTATTTCTTTTGGTGTAAGAAGTCTACCATCAGTTAGTTCTGTAGGAAGAGCATCTTTTATATTATCTTTAGAAAGTTCTAAAATATCATGACAACTTTCTATACATCTATCGCAAATAAGTGATCCATCTATTCCGCTAAATAACTTTGAAACTTCATCTTCAGTACTTCCGCAGAAAGAACATCTTGCTTTTTTATTATTCATTTTCAATTCTCCTTTCTACTTTTATTTTTTAAATACTTTATCTATAAGTCCATATTCTACAGCTTCTTCAGCAGACATGTAATTATCTCTTTCAGTATCTAACATAATTTGTTCTACATTTTTTCCAGTAGCTTTAGATAAGATTTCAGATAAATTTTTCTTTATTCTGATTATTTCTTTAGCTTGGATTTCTATATCTGTAGCTTGTCCTTGTGCTCCACCAAGTGGTTGGTGAATCATAATTCTTGAGTTTTCAAGAGCAAATCTTTTCCCTTTAGCTCCAGCAGCTAAAAGCAATGCTCCCATACTTGCAGCTTGTCCAATACAAACTGTTTGAACGTCGGGTTTTATATAATTCATTGTATCGTATATTGCCATACCTGCAGTTACTACTCCACCAGGACTATTTATATACATAATTATATCTTTTTCTGGGTCTTCAGACTCAAGAAAAAGCAGTTGTGCTACTATTGCATTTGCAACATTATCATCTATTTCTGTTCCTAAAAAAATTATTCTATCTTTCAAAAGTCTCGAATATATATCGTAGGCTCTTTCTGACCTACCATTTGTTTCTATAACAGTTGGATTATACATAACTACCTCCTTAAATAAATAGTCAAATAATAGATATTCAATTATTCAATTATTTATTTAAGAGTACAGGAAGTATTAATACTTCCTGTACCTTTATTTAAAAACTATTTTGCATTTTTTACTAAAACTTCAATAGCTTTTTGCATTAAACATTCTTCTTTTACAGAAAGTTTGAAGTTATCAAAGTTATTACCTTTTTCTAAGTTTTCTTTTAATTGATCAAATGACATTCCGTACATTTTTGCAAGATCTTCCATTTTAGCATTAACTTCTTCATCAGTAACTTCAAGTTTTTCAGCTTTGATGATTTCAGCAAGCATTAAGTCAGATTTTACTTTAGCAGCTGCCATAGGAGCGATTTGTGATTGTAATTGATTTAAATCCATTCCAGTCATTTGAAGGTACATATCAAGTTTTATTCCTTGAGCTCCAAATTGTTGTTCCATTTCAGCAATTCTAGCTCTTACTTCAGAAGCTATCATAGATACAGGAACTTCAACTTCTGTAGTTTCTGCTAATTTATCAAGAAGTTTAGCTACATGTTGATTTTTTATTCTTTCTTCTTCTCTTTTTGTAACTCTTTCAGTTGTTTTAGCTTTTAAATCTTCTACAGATTCAGCACCAAATTCTTTTGCTACTTCATCATTTAATTCAGGTACAGTTAATTTTTTGATAGCATTAACTTTAACTTTGAATACAGCAGGTTTTCCAGCTAAGTTTGCAGCGTGGTATTCAGCAGGGAAATTAACTGTAATTTCTCCTTCTTGTCCAGCTGTATATCCAACTAATTGATCTTCAAAGTTGTCAATAAACATTTTTGATCCTAATTTTAACATATGAGAATCAGCTTTTCCACCTTCGAAAGGAACTCCGTCCATGAATCCTTCAAAAGCAAGATCTACAGTATCTCCCATTTGAGCTTTGTATCCTTCTTCTGTATCTTCTAATTTAGATTTGCTGTTTAACATAATTTTGATTTCTTCGTCAAGTTTTTCAGGAGTCATTTCGAAAGTTTCTTTTTCAACTTCAAGTCCTTTATATTCTCCTAATTTAACTTCTGGATATACATCAACAGTGAAAGTAGCTTCAAATCCATCTTCTAATGTTACGTTAAGATTTGAAATATAGCTTACTGGTACGATGTTTTCAGCTTTTATAACTTCTTCATAATATTTGTGTAATACTTTATCTGCAACTTCTTCTTTGATGTTGTCTTTAAATTGAGCTTCTATAGTACTTATAGGAGCATGTCCTTTTCTAAATCCAGGAACCTCAACTTTTTTTGCTAATTCTTTTGTTACTTCATCTTTAATAGGTTTTACTTCTTCAGCAGTAAGAGAGATTTTGATCTCAACTGCAGAGTTTGCTAATTTTTTTAATTCGTGTTTCATTATTCCTCCTTAATTCTATTTAGTAAAGATTTCATAAAAGTCATCTTTTATTTTTATATCTTTTATACGAATTTGAATTATCTCTTCCCCTCGATAAATGATTTTCTCAGGGTAATAGACAATATCAAAATTCTGTATTTTAGACTCTAGCTCGTTTATCTTATGGCCTAAATCAAAAGCAACCATATGATAATTTTTTCCATTTTTCTTAATGATACCATTAAAATGTCGATCATTAACACCAAATTTTTTTATATACTCAAAAGATAAATTTCTATCTAAAAACAGTGGATGTGGGTTATCTAGTCCAAATGGTGCCAGAGCATCAAGTGCACTAAATATTCTGTCATCAATTTTTTCTATGGGATATTCCATATCTATTTTTAAAGATTTTTTTTCTTCCTGTATCTGCATTTCACGAATATTATTTTTAAATATTTGTTCAACAAATTTGAGATTTTCTTGTTTTACAATAAATCCTGATGCTAAATCGTGACCTCCAAATCTAACAAGACTATTTTTGATTTTTTCAAAAATATTAAATACACTTATACCCTTTACACTTCTGCAAGAAGCTTTACCGATATTATCTCTTAAAGCTACTAAGGCAATGGGCATATTGTATTTTATACTAAGTCTAGAAGACACAACACCAATGACACCTGGGTGCCATTTCTCCGAATATAGAAAAGCGCATTTAGGTTCATTATTTTTCATTTGTAGAATTTTAGAATTAGCATCATCAAAGATAAACTTTTCAAGTTCTCTTCGCTTTTTATTTGCTCTTTTCATCTCTTCTATAATGTTATATATCTCAAATTCATCATTTTTTAGGAAGAAGTCAGCTCCCATTTTAGAAACTCCTATTCTTCCTAATGAATTTATAAGTGGTGAAATAAAATAACTAACATCAGTAGTATTAAGATTTTTATTTTGAAACTTAAGATACTTTAAAAGATACATAAGACCTTTTACCTTAGTATTTTTTAAAATTCTCAATCCTTCTTTAATAATTATTCTATTTTCATCTACCATAGGAACTACATCAGCTACAGTTCCTATCATCACTATATCCATATACTGATACAGTTTTCTTAAATCTTCTCCAAGCCTAAGATATACCCCTTGAGCCACTTTAAGTGCTACACCAGCACCTGAAAGATATTTGAACTCATAAGTATCACTGAGTTTAGGATTTAAAAGGAGAAGCTCATCATCTTCCTTTTCTTTTACAGATTTATGATGATCTGTAACAATTACTTTCATTCCTAAAGACTCTGCATATTTTACATCATCTATGGAGTTTACGCCAGTATCTACTGTTATTGCAAGAGTACATTTCTTCTTAAGCATAAAGTCAACAGCTTTTTTATCAAGGCCATATCCTTCTTCCATTCTATTAGGAATATAGTAATCTACATCCATGCCAATTTCACTCAACACTTTAACTAAAAATACTGCAGCAGTTATTCCATCTACATCATAATCCCCATAGATAAATATTCTTTCATTTTTTGCTCTTTTTTCTAGTATTATATCTACTATTTCATCCATTTTTTCAAATTTGAAAGGATCTCTAAAATCTTTAATTCTAGGGTTTATAAATTCATTTGCACTTTTTTCATCTAAAAATCCTCTATTGATAAGTAAGGTTGTAAGTAGTGTATCTTTTTTTAGTTGCATCGCCTTAGTTTCAATAAGAGTTTGTGGTAGTGAACTATATTCCCAGTGCATGTAAATCACTACCCTTTTAAATCATTTAAAAGTTTTGATATTTTTACAGCATGTTCAATAGAGTCATCTATTTTTACTCTTATTTCAGGAATGTATCTAATTTCAATTTCTTCAGCTACTTTTTTTCTTAAAAATCCTTTGATTTCATTAAGTCCTTCAAGAATACTCTCTCTATCTGCAGGAGTATCATTTACACTTGAAAGAATACTAAAATAAACATCAGCAAATTTTAAATCTTCAGTAACTCTTACATTTGTTACAGATACAAGTCCTTTAACTTTTGGATTTTTAACATCCATGAAAATGGCTTGAGATATAACTCTTGCCATTTCCTTTTCTATACCAGCTAATCTTTGTCTTTTCATAATATCACTCTCTTTCTGTTAATATTTTCCAGACTATTTTAGAGTTCTTTTGATTTCTTGAACTTCAAATGCTTCTATTATATCTCCATCTTTAATATCGTTAAAGTTTTCAATTCCAACTCCACATTCTTGTCCTTGGATAACTTCTCTTGCATCATCTTTAAATCTTTTTAATGATGATAATTTTCCTTCATATACAACAATTTCATTTCTAAGTACTCTAACATTAGCATCTCTTTTTACTTTACCGTCAACTACAACAGCTCCACCAATGTTTCCAACTTTAGAAACTTTAAACACTTTTTTAATTTCAACTCTTCCAAGGTAAACTTCTTTAAATTCTGGATCAAGCATACCAGTTAGAGCTTTTTCGATCTCTTCTGTAATATGATAGATGATGTTAGATGTTCTAATTTCTACTCCATCTTCTTCAGCTTCTTTCATAGCTTTTGTAGTAGGTCTAACATGGAATCCAATGATAATTGCATTAGATACTTCAGCTAGTTTAACGTCACTTTCAGTTATTGCTCCAGCAGCAGCTTGGATAATATTAACTGCAACTTCATCATTTGAAAGTTTAAGTAAAGATTCTTTTAATGCGTCAACTGATCCTCTAGAGTCAGCTCTTAAAATAAGATTTAATTCTTTTACGTTTTCATGTTCAAATTGTTCAGAAAGAGATTCTAGAGTTATTGTTTTTCTGCTAGTTTCAGCAAGTTTTCTTTCTTTAGCAACTTCTTCAACTATTCTTTTTGCATGTTGTTCATTTTGGATAACATATATAGTATCTCCAGCTTGTGGAACTTGGTTAAAGCCAATTATTTCTGCAGGTTGAGAAAGTCCAACAACATCAATTCTTTCTCCTTTGTCATTAAGTAGAGCTCTTACTTTACCATAAGTTTCCCCAGCAACAATAACATCTCCTATTTTTAAAGTTCCTTCTTGAATTAATACGTCAGCTACTGGTCCAACTTTAGGATCTAATTTAGATTCTAAAACAACACCTTTAGCTCTTTTTTTAGGATTTGCTTTAAGTTCAAGAATTTCTGCAGTTATTAAGATAGTATCTAATAAATCATCAAGGTGAAGTTTTTTCTTTGCTGATACTTCAACAAACTCAGTATCTCCTCCCCATTCAACAGAGATAAGACCATGTTCCATAAGTTCTTGTTTAACTTTCATTGGATTTGCTTCTGGTTTATCTATTTTATTTACTGCAACAATTATAGGTACACCAGCTGCTTTTGCGTGAGACAATGCCTCTACAGTTTGTGGCATAACACCATCATCTGCAGCAACAACAAGTATTGCAATATCAGTAACTTGAGCTCCTCTAGCTCTCATGTCAGTAAACGCTTCGTGACCAGGAGTGTCTACGAAAGTTATTTTTTTACCATTTTTAATAATTTGGTAAGCACCAATTTTTTGAGTGATTCCACCATCTTCTCCAGATACAACATTACTTGCTCTAATAGAGTCAAGTAGAGATGTTTTACCGTGGTCAACGTGTCCCATTATTGTTATAACAGGTGGTCTTTCTACTAGATCTTCTTCTCTATCTTCAACTTCAAGTGCAAATTTTTCTCCAAATTCTAATTCAATTTCTTCTTCTTCTTCAACTAATGCATCATATTCAACAGCTAATTCTTCAGCTAAATCAAATGATATTGGACTGTTTATTGTAAGCATTTGTCCTTTTAAGAAAAGTTTTTTAATTATTTCAGAACTAGGAACACCAAGTCTATCAGCAAAATCACCAAGAGTTATTTCTCCTCTTATTTTGATGATTTTCATTCCATCTTCTTCAATAGTTTCAGAACCGGCACTTTCAACAGTTTTCATAACGAAATCTGTTCTTCTACCTTTTTTCTTTTTATTTTTCTTTTTCTCATCATTTTTACCATCAACTGGTGCTTTTTTAGCATTAGGTTTTTTACCATTTTTCTTTTTCTTTGAGGTAGTATCTTCCTCTAATATTTCCTCTATATCTTCATCTTCTTCTAAAAACTTTTTCTTCAATGTTACTCCTTTTTTCTCTTTCTTCTCTGCTTTAGTGCTATTTGTATTATCAAAATATTTTTTTATTTTTTCAATATCCTTTTCAGCCAAGCTAGATAAGTGTGACGATACTTCTATCGCTAGTTCGTCGTTTAATAAAGCTAAAAATTCTTTGTTGTTCACACCATAATCTTTAGCTAACTCATGTACTCTTTTTTTCATCAAGATACCTCCTATTCAGGTTAGTCTATGAGTCCACGGGCCATCTTTTTACTTTTAACAGCAATAACACTGACTTCATTTTTTCCAAATATTTCTCCAAGTTGATCTTTATTTCCATAATACACATAATTTATTTTTAATTCCCGTGCTTTCGCAAGAAGTTTTTTCTCATTTTTTTCGCTTATATCTTCTGCAAGAACTAGGAAATGTGTGTGCTCAATGTCCTCTAAAACCATATTCATACCAAAAGATAAAGCCTGTGAGTTTTTCATTGCCTTCAAAATATTTAAATAGTCCTTTTCCGTTTTTTTCAAAAGACTTAACATCTTCATTAAATCTTCCGAACTCATTTTTATTTTTTTGTGTTTTGACAACCTTTTTAAACATTCAGGACTTTTACAAACGTAATATCCTCTGCTTTGTTGTCTTTGTTTTTCATCAAATTTGTAGTTAGTTTCTCCAGACTTAACAAGTCTAAAAAGATCTTTCTTCTCTTTTTTTTCTTTGCAAATAAGACAAGTTCTTTCATGAACAGCCATGCTTTCCACGATTATTCTCCTTCTTCAACACTATTTGCAGTTTTTATATCTACTCTCATACCAGTTAGCTTAGCAGCTAATCTAGCGTTTTGACCATTTTTACCAATAGCTAGTGAAAGTTGTGAATTTTCAACTATAACTCTAGCTGTGTTTTCTTCTTCAATAACATCTACACTTATTACTTTTGCAGGACTTAAAACAGCTGAA from Fusobacterium hominis includes the following:
- the clpP gene encoding ATP-dependent Clp endopeptidase proteolytic subunit ClpP: MYNPTVIETNGRSERAYDIYSRLLKDRIIFLGTEIDDNVANAIVAQLLFLESEDPEKDIIMYINSPGGVVTAGMAIYDTMNYIKPDVQTVCIGQAASMGALLLAAGAKGKRFALENSRIMIHQPLGGAQGQATDIEIQAKEIIRIKKNLSEILSKATGKNVEQIMLDTERDNYMSAEEAVEYGLIDKVFKK
- the tig gene encoding trigger factor, giving the protein MKHELKKLANSAVEIKISLTAEEVKPIKDEVTKELAKKVEVPGFRKGHAPISTIEAQFKDNIKEEVADKVLHKYYEEVIKAENIVPVSYISNLNVTLEDGFEATFTVDVYPEVKLGEYKGLEVEKETFEMTPEKLDEEIKIMLNSKSKLEDTEEGYKAQMGDTVDLAFEGFMDGVPFEGGKADSHMLKLGSKMFIDNFEDQLVGYTAGQEGEITVNFPAEYHAANLAGKPAVFKVKVNAIKKLTVPELNDEVAKEFGAESVEDLKAKTTERVTKREEERIKNQHVAKLLDKLAETTEVEVPVSMIASEVRARIAEMEQQFGAQGIKLDMYLQMTGMDLNQLQSQIAPMAAAKVKSDLMLAEIIKAEKLEVTDEEVNAKMEDLAKMYGMSFDQLKENLEKGNNFDNFKLSVKEECLMQKAIEVLVKNAK
- the recJ gene encoding single-stranded-DNA-specific exonuclease RecJ, with translation MQLKKDTLLTTLLINRGFLDEKSANEFINPRIKDFRDPFKFEKMDEIVDIILEKRAKNERIFIYGDYDVDGITAAVFLVKVLSEIGMDVDYYIPNRMEEGYGLDKKAVDFMLKKKCTLAITVDTGVNSIDDVKYAESLGMKVIVTDHHKSVKEKEDDELLLLNPKLSDTYEFKYLSGAGVALKVAQGVYLRLGEDLRKLYQYMDIVMIGTVADVVPMVDENRIIIKEGLRILKNTKVKGLMYLLKYLKFQNKNLNTTDVSYFISPLINSLGRIGVSKMGADFFLKNDEFEIYNIIEEMKRANKKRRELEKFIFDDANSKILQMKNNEPKCAFLYSEKWHPGVIGVVSSRLSIKYNMPIALVALRDNIGKASCRSVKGISVFNIFEKIKNSLVRFGGHDLASGFIVKQENLKFVEQIFKNNIREMQIQEEKKSLKIDMEYPIEKIDDRIFSALDALAPFGLDNPHPLFLDRNLSFEYIKKFGVNDRHFNGIIKKNGKNYHMVAFDLGHKINELESKIQNFDIVYYPEKIIYRGEEIIQIRIKDIKIKDDFYEIFTK
- the rbfA gene encoding 30S ribosome-binding factor RbfA; this translates as MKRQRLAGIEKEMARVISQAIFMDVKNPKVKGLVSVTNVRVTEDLKFADVYFSILSSVNDTPADRESILEGLNEIKGFLRKKVAEEIEIRYIPEIRVKIDDSIEHAVKISKLLNDLKG
- the infB gene encoding translation initiation factor IF-2 encodes the protein MKKRVHELAKDYGVNNKEFLALLNDELAIEVSSHLSSLAEKDIEKIKKYFDNTNSTKAEKKEKKGVTLKKKFLEEDEDIEEILEEDTTSKKKKNGKKPNAKKAPVDGKNDEKKKNKKKKGRRTDFVMKTVESAGSETIEEDGMKIIKIRGEITLGDFADRLGVPSSEIIKKLFLKGQMLTINSPISFDLAEELAVEYDALVEEEEEIELEFGEKFALEVEDREEDLVERPPVITIMGHVDHGKTSLLDSIRASNVVSGEDGGITQKIGAYQIIKNGKKITFVDTPGHEAFTDMRARGAQVTDIAILVVAADDGVMPQTVEALSHAKAAGVPIIVAVNKIDKPEANPMKVKQELMEHGLISVEWGGDTEFVEVSAKKKLHLDDLLDTILITAEILELKANPKKRAKGVVLESKLDPKVGPVADVLIQEGTLKIGDVIVAGETYGKVRALLNDKGERIDVVGLSQPAEIIGFNQVPQAGDTIYVIQNEQHAKRIVEEVAKERKLAETSRKTITLESLSEQFEHENVKELNLILRADSRGSVDALKESLLKLSNDEVAVNIIQAAAGAITESDVKLAEVSNAIIIGFHVRPTTKAMKEAEEDGVEIRTSNIIYHITEEIEKALTGMLDPEFKEVYLGRVEIKKVFKVSKVGNIGGAVVVDGKVKRDANVRVLRNEIVVYEGKLSSLKRFKDDAREVIQGQECGVGIENFNDIKDGDIIEAFEVQEIKRTLK
- a CDS encoding DUF448 domain-containing protein, translated to MAVHERTCLICKEKKEKKDLFRLVKSGETNYKFDEKQRQQSRGYYVCKSPECLKRLSKHKKIKMSSEDLMKMLSLLKKTEKDYLNILKAMKNSQALSFGMNMVLEDIEHTHFLVLAEDISEKNEKKLLAKARELKINYVYYGNKDQLGEIFGKNEVSVIAVKSKKMARGLID